A stretch of Saccharothrix texasensis DNA encodes these proteins:
- a CDS encoding condensation domain-containing protein: protein MRDEDIAIIGVATLLPGSTGLDGLHRLLAEGTDLVGQPSPTRVRHTGGHPGTRYLPMAHLDRIDLFDHRFFGISRREAEMMDPHQRLLLQLAHEAIENACLAPGSLRGSRTAVVLGHSQSDYETLYQGDDPHQTLGALSASSAARISYHLDLTGPAYVVDTACSSSLTALAGAVDALRKGTADLALAGGVSVRPVLFTDQTHTPVRGVESTDGHCRPFDERATGATAGEGGAVVLLRRLRDAVAAGDPIRAVVKGIAVNHNGHRMVGLSAPSRVAQTEVLRQAWQDADVDPATVAYVECHGSATPLGDVIEVDALRQAFADAGVPAPGCAIGSIKGNVGHLDGAAGMAGLLKALLSVRRGELYPTAHFESPNPMLDLSGPVHVNPGLRPWPERDGVPRRAGVSALGMTGTNVHAVLEQPPAQSSPEPASGVELVTVSAKSAAAFRAYCERLADFVQQTGHGLRTVAHAMNRGRDDHPYRGAFPAESPEELVKALREAVPPDEAAPDDRPVVVLLSGDAVPDDGTWAELVGEFPELADVVLPAAPAARLVVAQTAVLGLARRLGVRDAHLVGSGAGNLAVRVARGELSLEDATATAAELGVSADLDRARLARVVERFAADRAVLVDLGGTGVLTREIRRLRPDLPCVELFAAPGRRGVLRRLGALYRLGARIDWDAHYAGAAVPRIEAPTYPFEQVRCWCRPLGPIEDTRPRPVPTRPGPTAGATPEARVAEVWQEVLGAEDLTPDSDYFALGGTSIAGISVLRALERDFGVHLTFADLYAHPTVRGLAARVAELTAAGGTPASAALEPVPRGGALPVSFGQEQLWYLDRLDPGTPLYNIPHDLRLTGPLDETALVAAVRGVLTRHEVLRTRVEADDDGVLRAYVREEEPEVVVLDLSALPEAERHREARRVVDAEALRPFDLASGPLVRTTVLRLAEQDHVLLWSYHHIVFDGWSPTVFFRDFTELYRAALTGRAPELPELTAQYADFADWQRRRFADGALDDGLRFWRSALAGLASPELPLDRPRPAARSFEGGMVEFEVGARDAEAVRALSRRLGVTTFVTMLAVVDVLLHRWGRLTDVVVGVATSGRVDPASHDLIGYFNNVLPFRTAVGGELRFRDLVKRCARTVADVLDHEEVPLEKIVADVLGRRDPGRHPLFDVVYTYQNVPQATAELAGLPCSRYLDGAIAGIAPGTAKFDLTVGVVDQGEGPMSGYLEYVAALYDRETAARLATWLPALVARVVADPDIRLDDLAVVTPAAAPPPERLEARVTSSGPARAVQVLSAICADLLGAASVSAGDNFFALGGDSVLGVRVAARAAKAGVHITPQQLLQHPTLGELAAAAVVDGEPAVPEVVGAVPNGAAPAVAVPNGVVPNGVVAAVGARDERPIPLTPIMRSFLDHLPDRRGDFVEVHVLELTSADITADVVRTAVRHLVARHEPLRYRFRRNAVGTRAECAADAEVPFDVVFLPPGDERAAVEADCRALKDDLDLERGPLARARYYERGHRRGGLLVFLVHHFVFDNMSTVVLMDDLDVLLGEVAAGRAAAHRPAPAGWREWAWRLHDMAASDEVAGELGYWTAVMREGASFGALEGAGGEGLVSRSVAPAADTAAASKREVALCAVALGLARWRGAAGAYLTVEGEATPNAYRHAGRGPSIGWFTTLHPVALPVAGTAHDTLPLVVDRARSVPHDGVGYGVLRHLSPHGPAVSGLRALPEPRALLVHVPGDVAAFDSGVGLLRTRWDLSVNLKRAMTSWFPLIIAVSERAGEARLEINSLVDFGQSELEALADEITAVHRELA, encoded by the coding sequence GTGCGGGACGAGGACATCGCCATCATCGGGGTCGCCACGCTGCTCCCCGGCTCGACGGGGCTCGACGGTCTGCACCGGCTGCTGGCCGAGGGCACCGACCTCGTCGGACAGCCGTCGCCGACCCGCGTGCGCCACACCGGCGGCCACCCCGGCACGCGGTACCTGCCCATGGCCCACCTCGACCGGATCGACCTGTTCGACCACCGGTTCTTCGGCATCTCCCGCCGCGAGGCCGAGATGATGGACCCCCACCAGCGGCTCCTGCTCCAACTGGCGCACGAGGCGATCGAGAACGCGTGCCTGGCGCCCGGCTCGCTGCGCGGCTCGCGCACCGCCGTCGTGCTCGGCCACTCGCAGTCCGACTACGAGACCCTGTACCAGGGCGACGACCCGCACCAGACGCTCGGCGCGCTGTCGGCGTCCTCGGCCGCCCGGATCTCCTACCACCTCGACCTCACCGGACCGGCGTACGTCGTCGACACGGCGTGCAGCAGCAGCCTCACCGCGCTGGCGGGCGCGGTGGACGCGTTGCGCAAGGGCACCGCGGACCTGGCGCTGGCGGGCGGGGTCAGCGTGCGTCCGGTGTTGTTCACCGACCAGACCCACACGCCCGTGCGGGGCGTGGAGTCCACCGACGGGCACTGCCGGCCGTTCGACGAGCGCGCCACCGGAGCCACGGCGGGCGAGGGCGGCGCGGTCGTGCTGCTGCGCCGGTTGCGCGACGCGGTGGCGGCGGGCGACCCGATCCGGGCCGTGGTCAAAGGCATCGCGGTCAACCACAACGGCCACCGGATGGTCGGGCTCAGCGCGCCCAGCCGCGTCGCGCAGACCGAGGTGCTGCGCCAGGCGTGGCAGGACGCCGACGTCGACCCGGCGACCGTGGCCTACGTCGAGTGCCACGGCTCGGCGACACCGCTCGGCGACGTGATCGAGGTGGACGCGCTGCGCCAGGCCTTCGCCGACGCGGGCGTGCCCGCCCCGGGCTGTGCGATCGGCTCCATCAAGGGCAACGTCGGCCACCTCGACGGCGCCGCCGGCATGGCCGGCCTGCTCAAGGCGCTGCTGTCCGTGCGGCGCGGCGAGCTGTACCCCACGGCGCACTTCGAGTCGCCCAACCCGATGCTCGACCTGTCCGGACCGGTGCACGTCAACCCGGGCCTCCGGCCGTGGCCCGAACGCGACGGCGTGCCGCGCCGGGCGGGCGTGAGCGCTCTGGGCATGACCGGGACCAACGTCCACGCGGTGCTGGAGCAGCCGCCCGCGCAGTCGTCGCCCGAGCCGGCGTCCGGCGTCGAGCTGGTGACCGTGTCGGCGAAGTCCGCCGCCGCGTTCCGGGCCTACTGCGAGCGCCTCGCCGACTTCGTGCAGCAGACCGGACACGGCCTGCGCACCGTGGCCCACGCGATGAACCGCGGCCGGGACGACCACCCGTACCGCGGCGCGTTCCCGGCCGAGAGCCCGGAAGAGCTGGTGAAGGCGCTCCGCGAGGCCGTGCCGCCGGACGAGGCCGCCCCCGACGACCGGCCGGTCGTGGTGCTGCTGTCCGGTGACGCCGTGCCGGACGACGGGACGTGGGCGGAGCTGGTCGGCGAGTTCCCCGAGCTGGCCGACGTGGTGTTGCCCGCGGCGCCCGCCGCCCGGCTGGTCGTGGCGCAGACCGCGGTGCTCGGCCTGGCCCGCCGGCTCGGCGTGCGGGACGCGCACCTCGTCGGCTCCGGCGCCGGCAACCTGGCCGTCCGGGTGGCCCGGGGCGAGCTGTCGCTCGAGGACGCCACCGCCACCGCCGCCGAACTGGGCGTGAGCGCCGACCTCGACCGCGCCCGGCTGGCCCGGGTCGTCGAGCGGTTCGCCGCCGACCGGGCCGTGCTGGTCGACCTGGGCGGCACCGGCGTGCTGACCCGGGAGATCCGCCGGCTGCGGCCGGACCTGCCGTGCGTGGAGCTGTTCGCGGCGCCCGGACGGCGCGGCGTGCTGCGCCGGCTCGGCGCGCTGTACCGGCTCGGCGCGCGGATCGACTGGGACGCCCACTACGCCGGCGCGGCCGTCCCGCGCATCGAGGCGCCGACCTACCCGTTCGAGCAGGTGCGCTGCTGGTGCCGGCCCCTCGGGCCGATCGAGGACACCCGGCCGCGGCCGGTGCCGACCCGGCCCGGTCCGACCGCCGGCGCGACGCCCGAAGCCCGGGTGGCCGAGGTGTGGCAGGAGGTCCTGGGCGCGGAGGACCTGACCCCGGACTCGGACTACTTCGCGCTCGGCGGCACGTCCATCGCCGGGATCAGCGTGCTGCGCGCGCTCGAACGGGACTTCGGCGTGCACCTGACGTTCGCCGACCTCTACGCCCACCCCACCGTGCGGGGGCTGGCCGCACGGGTGGCCGAGCTGACCGCGGCGGGCGGCACGCCCGCGTCCGCGGCGCTGGAGCCGGTGCCGCGCGGCGGCGCGCTGCCGGTGTCGTTCGGGCAGGAGCAGCTGTGGTACCTCGACCGGCTCGACCCGGGCACCCCGCTCTACAACATCCCGCACGACCTGCGGCTGACCGGCCCGCTGGACGAGACGGCGCTCGTCGCGGCCGTGCGCGGGGTCCTGACCCGGCACGAGGTGCTGCGCACCCGCGTCGAGGCCGACGACGACGGCGTGCTGCGGGCGTACGTGCGGGAGGAGGAACCCGAGGTCGTCGTGCTCGACCTGAGCGCGCTGCCGGAGGCCGAACGGCACCGCGAGGCGCGGCGGGTGGTCGACGCCGAGGCGCTGCGCCCGTTCGACCTCGCCTCGGGGCCGCTGGTGCGGACCACGGTGCTGCGCCTGGCCGAGCAGGACCACGTGCTGCTGTGGAGCTACCACCACATCGTCTTCGACGGCTGGTCGCCCACGGTGTTCTTCCGCGACTTCACCGAGCTGTACCGGGCCGCGCTGACCGGGCGTGCGCCGGAGCTGCCCGAGCTGACCGCCCAGTACGCCGACTTCGCCGACTGGCAGCGCCGCCGGTTCGCCGACGGTGCGCTGGACGACGGGCTGCGGTTCTGGCGGTCGGCGCTGGCGGGCTTGGCGTCGCCGGAGCTGCCGCTGGACCGGCCGCGGCCCGCCGCCCGCTCCTTCGAGGGCGGGATGGTGGAGTTCGAGGTGGGCGCGCGCGACGCCGAGGCGGTGCGGGCGTTGAGCAGGCGACTGGGCGTCACCACGTTCGTCACCATGCTGGCCGTGGTCGACGTCCTGCTGCACCGCTGGGGACGGCTCACCGACGTGGTGGTGGGCGTGGCCACGTCCGGGCGGGTCGACCCGGCCTCGCACGACCTGATCGGCTACTTCAACAACGTGCTGCCGTTCCGCACCGCGGTGGGCGGCGAGCTGCGGTTCCGCGACCTGGTCAAGCGCTGCGCCCGCACCGTCGCCGACGTGCTCGACCACGAGGAGGTGCCGCTGGAGAAGATCGTCGCCGACGTGCTCGGCCGCCGCGACCCGGGCCGGCACCCGCTGTTCGACGTCGTCTACACCTACCAGAACGTGCCCCAGGCGACCGCCGAGCTGGCCGGCCTGCCGTGCTCGCGCTACCTCGACGGCGCGATCGCGGGCATCGCGCCCGGCACCGCGAAGTTCGACCTGACCGTCGGCGTGGTGGACCAGGGCGAGGGCCCGATGAGCGGCTACCTGGAGTACGTCGCCGCGTTGTACGACCGGGAGACGGCCGCACGGCTGGCCACGTGGCTGCCCGCCCTCGTGGCGCGGGTCGTGGCCGATCCCGACATCCGGCTGGACGACCTCGCGGTGGTGACGCCCGCGGCCGCGCCGCCGCCCGAGCGCTTGGAGGCGCGAGTGACGAGCAGCGGTCCGGCCCGGGCGGTGCAGGTGCTGAGCGCGATCTGCGCGGACCTGCTCGGCGCGGCCTCCGTGTCGGCGGGGGACAACTTCTTCGCGCTGGGCGGTGATTCGGTGCTCGGCGTGCGCGTGGCGGCGCGGGCGGCGAAGGCGGGGGTGCACATCACGCCGCAGCAGTTGCTGCAACACCCGACGCTGGGTGAGCTGGCGGCGGCGGCCGTGGTGGACGGCGAACCGGCCGTGCCCGAGGTCGTCGGGGCGGTGCCGAACGGGGCGGCGCCTGCCGTCGCCGTGCCGAACGGGGTGGTGCCGAACGGGGTGGTGGCGGCGGTAGGGGCGCGGGACGAGCGGCCGATCCCGCTGACGCCGATCATGCGCAGCTTCCTGGACCACCTGCCCGACCGGCGCGGCGACTTCGTCGAGGTGCACGTGCTGGAGCTGACCTCCGCCGACATCACCGCCGACGTCGTCCGCACCGCCGTGCGACACCTGGTGGCGCGGCACGAACCGCTGCGCTACCGGTTCCGGCGCAACGCCGTCGGCACGCGGGCGGAGTGCGCCGCGGACGCCGAGGTGCCGTTCGACGTGGTGTTCCTGCCGCCGGGTGACGAGCGGGCCGCGGTCGAGGCGGACTGCCGGGCGTTGAAGGACGACCTGGACCTGGAACGCGGGCCGCTCGCCCGCGCCCGGTACTACGAGCGGGGGCACCGGCGGGGTGGGCTGCTGGTGTTCTTGGTGCACCACTTCGTGTTCGACAACATGTCGACCGTCGTGCTGATGGACGACCTCGACGTGCTGCTGGGCGAGGTGGCGGCGGGCCGTGCCGCGGCGCACCGGCCCGCGCCGGCTGGGTGGCGCGAGTGGGCGTGGCGGCTGCACGACATGGCGGCGTCCGACGAGGTGGCGGGGGAGCTGGGGTACTGGACGGCGGTCATGCGCGAGGGCGCGTCCTTCGGCGCGTTGGAGGGCGCCGGCGGCGAGGGCCTGGTGAGCCGGTCGGTCGCGCCCGCGGCGGACACGGCGGCGGCGTCCAAGCGCGAAGTCGCGCTGTGCGCGGTGGCGCTGGGGCTGGCCCGGTGGCGCGGTGCGGCGGGCGCCTACCTGACGGTGGAGGGCGAGGCGACGCCGAACGCGTACCGGCACGCCGGGCGCGGACCGTCCATCGGCTGGTTCACCACCCTGCACCCGGTGGCGCTGCCGGTGGCCGGCACCGCGCACGACACCTTGCCGCTGGTGGTGGACCGCGCCCGGTCCGTGCCGCACGACGGCGTGGGGTACGGCGTGCTGCGCCACCTCTCGCCGCACGGGCCCGCCGTGTCCGGGCTGCGGGCGCTGCCCGAGCCGCGCGCGCTGCTCGTGCACGTGCCGGGTGACGTGGCGGCGTTCGACTCCGGTGTCGGGCTGCTGCGGACGCGCTGGGACCTGTCGGTGAACCTGAAGCGCGCCATGACGTCCTGGTTCCCGCTGATCATCGCCGTGTCGGAACGGGCGGGCGAGGCACGCCTGGAGATCAACAGCCTGGTCGACTTCGGCCAGTCCGAGCTGGAGGCCCTGGCCGACGAGATCACCGCCGTCCACCGGGAACTGGCGTGA
- a CDS encoding 3-oxoacyl-ACP synthase encodes MIALAGSGWCLGDPVPLRQLPEWAGLDDAERAVCEALGIESVAVADASATDLAAVAARRALAAASRTEADVDVVITVEARAPETLISSDATRLQAALGARRAMAFSVGGLGCASLTPALMTAAGLLRGPDVRTVLVAHGSKPATSRRYRHPVTVNGDSGGALVLTRAGGTRIRDVLLETNGDYADLFRVPYRDRPFDEWREECADPVTYSFRLAVETRNRLRDLTSRLLTRNGLTAADVTCFVAQNLSRPAQRNYAEILGAPLTPSCAENLTRYAHLGPNDTFHNLHTATVPAGSRVVLLDASPTAAWSAVLVETGAGADETHLL; translated from the coding sequence GTGATCGCGCTCGCGGGCTCGGGCTGGTGCCTCGGCGACCCGGTGCCCCTGCGGCAGCTGCCGGAGTGGGCGGGGCTGGACGACGCGGAGCGGGCCGTCTGCGAGGCCCTGGGCATCGAGAGCGTCGCGGTGGCCGACGCGAGCGCGACCGACCTGGCCGCGGTGGCGGCCCGCCGGGCGCTGGCCGCCGCCTCCCGGACGGAGGCGGACGTCGACGTCGTGATCACGGTGGAGGCACGGGCGCCGGAGACGCTGATCAGCTCGGACGCGACCCGGCTGCAAGCGGCCCTGGGCGCGCGGCGGGCGATGGCGTTCTCCGTCGGCGGCCTGGGCTGCGCGTCCCTGACCCCGGCCCTGATGACCGCCGCCGGCCTGCTGCGCGGCCCCGACGTGCGGACCGTCCTGGTGGCGCACGGCAGCAAACCGGCCACGTCCCGCCGCTACCGCCACCCGGTGACGGTCAACGGCGACAGCGGCGGCGCGCTCGTGCTCACCAGGGCCGGCGGCACGCGCATCCGCGACGTGCTGCTGGAGACCAACGGCGACTACGCGGACCTGTTCCGGGTGCCCTACCGCGACCGCCCGTTCGACGAGTGGCGCGAGGAGTGCGCCGACCCGGTCACCTACTCGTTCCGCCTGGCCGTGGAGACCCGCAACCGCCTGCGCGACCTCACCTCCCGCCTGCTCACCCGCAACGGCCTGACCGCGGCGGACGTGACGTGCTTCGTGGCGCAGAACCTGTCCCGGCCCGCGCAGCGCAACTACGCCGAGATCCTGGGCGCGCCGCTGACGCCGTCCTGCGCCGAGAACCTCACCCGGTACGCGCACCTGGGCCCGAACGACACCTTCCACAACCTGCACACCGCCACCGTCCCGGCGGGCAGCCGCGTCGTCCTGCTGGACGCCAGCCCCACCGCGGCGTGGAGCGCGGTCCTGGTGGAGACCGGGGCCGGGGCGGACGAGACCCACCTCCTGTAG
- a CDS encoding substrate-binding domain-containing protein, with the protein MHARRALSCTVVAMPAVGCGAGPDAGVAGGGSAGEPVVGVILPDDEASSRWVEQDSPKLAQALRFAGVEPLIEQADHDEARFAAIADDMIARRVDVLMTTPLSQAGGVAVEAKAKAAGIPVVDYDRISLGGHADYYVSFDDLDVGELQAEGLLECLRDRPRARIVELRGSPTDHNATLFAAGWTGWSRPTTARRAR; encoded by the coding sequence ATGCACGCTCGGAGAGCGCTCTCCTGCACGGTGGTCGCGATGCCGGCCGTGGGCTGCGGCGCCGGCCCCGACGCGGGCGTGGCCGGTGGCGGGTCCGCCGGCGAACCGGTCGTGGGCGTGATCCTGCCCGACGACGAGGCGTCGTCGCGGTGGGTGGAGCAGGACAGCCCGAAGCTCGCCCAGGCGCTGCGGTTCGCCGGGGTGGAGCCGCTCATCGAGCAGGCCGACCACGACGAGGCCAGGTTCGCGGCCATCGCGGACGACATGATCGCCCGCCGGGTCGACGTCCTGATGACCACGCCGCTGAGCCAGGCCGGCGGGGTCGCGGTCGAGGCCAAGGCGAAGGCCGCCGGGATACCGGTCGTCGACTACGACCGGATCAGCCTCGGCGGGCACGCCGACTACTACGTGTCGTTCGACGACCTCGACGTGGGCGAGTTGCAGGCCGAGGGGTTGCTGGAATGCCTCCGGGACCGACCGCGCGCGCGAATCGTGGAACTCCGGGGATCGCCGACGGACCACAACGCGACCCTGTTCGCGGCCGGGTGGACGGGGTGGTCGCGGCCAACGACGGCCCGGCGGGCGCGGTGA